Below is a genomic region from Chelmon rostratus isolate fCheRos1 chromosome 7, fCheRos1.pri, whole genome shotgun sequence.
TGCTTCAGTATTACCTCTCACTGCACCGAGACTCCCTCACCCTGCACCCCACTGGACACACATCACAGTCTGGCCTCATTTGCAgggccacctcctcctcctcctcctcctcctcctcctcctctgcctttcaAGGATGAAGCATGGATAGCAACTACAGCACATGGAGGCACAAAGTGTAAATTTGGCAGTGGACCTGTTCTGCAAACAATTGCATGATCATAATCCTGGACACCCGTGACATTTGCTTTGGGGCTTATTGATGAGCGCAATATTGGAAAATATCTTCAGATACAAATCACAATTTAGACCTTTTTCATTAATTTGTACAATGATATCACGTGAAATCAAAGGCAGTTCACTGGCTTGGTCTCTTTTCTGTTCCATTCCAGTGCTTAAATACTCAAATGTCATGGTCACATTACTGCTACAAGGGCCCTCTTTATAGGCACTTACAGAcccccacacatacacacaacatgcaaaggCTCCCACGGGGTTTGAGGGCGGCCAATATAGAGTTTAGCCTTTGCTTCGCTttgtatttcacatttggtgTTTCTATAGCAACAGTGATCTCAGAGAGGGACCAGTGGACCCCCCTCTCCATTTTGAACACCATTAACATACCCCGCCCCTGTCTTGGGTTTAGTGGGGTGTCCCACACCAACAGAGGAGGCAGCGCTTAGCTGTGGTTTAGTGGGGTAAGTGAAAGCTGAGGGATTAGTATCAGGGAGTTAACAAgctttttaatcatttcaggCTTCTAAAGCCTGTGAATTACAGTTAAAATACACCATGAACCTTTGCAACAGGTGTAAAAAGGAATGTAAAGCAGAAATTACAACTCTTGTTGTTTTGTAATAACAAAGaaatgtaactgtaactgtacaTTGAGAAACATATTGACAGATAAGTGGTGGGTGCCACTTTGTTTAGCCTGTAGTAAGACTCATTTTAGATGTCTTAGTTTAGGAGTTGGCAGTAACAGGTATGCAAAACAGATTGTGTTCCGTCACCTTTTGATTATTTTAGAGCTCAAAATCAATTCTGTCTTGGAACAATCTGTCACGTCCTCTTGAAGATCCTCCTCATCAGTCTGAATAAAGCGCTGTCCCTGACAGCCCTGGAGGCCCTCTCCCATAGGCTGTCCTGCTTCCACAGTCCCCGCCCCTTCCTCTCGGCTCTGACCTCTGCCCTGTGCAGCCGCTTGTGGACACGCCAGTAGAGGCGCGAGTCAGGCAGGACCCCGACAACGGGCGCAGTGCGGGCCAGGCCCAGCCGGAGGACCTCTTCGTTCACACAGTAGCTCCACATCAACCCCTGCTGGAGATAtgagggaagagaaggaaatCACTTCATGGGATATAAACGACAAGTCTGACATTAAGTAAAAAATTATGACAAGCTACAATTCTTCTCAGTTATTAGACGTCTCACCCTGCTTCGAGACACCAAACAGTGCAGCGTGTCGTCTTCTCGGCTGATAAGTTTTAGCCAGACTGTTTGGGCAGGAGCCAAGTTCTTCTGCAGCCATTCCCTGCCCTCTGGAGTCAACTCCACCCCTGCAAGATGCACCAGTATCGTGGATGTGGACACACctaaagaggagaaaaaagggcTGTATGGGTTACAATAAAGATTAAAGCAAACCTGTGGAGCTCTAGTTATGCAAACTCTGTGGATTATTTTAATACCAGAGCTGATATGATACCGGAATCTGGGTACCAATTTCAAcattatacttttttttcatgacctcacttttaaaaatatcaaagtgtttttcttctgtaattTTATTATATGCTGACAAAAAGAGCTGCAGTTTTGAAATGCTGTCTTAACACCAGTAGCTGTACAAGGACTTTGCCTGCATATAATAGTCTAAAACTGGCAAAGCTTTAGTTTCGAGTTTAGTGTAGATTCAACATCGGGCCCTATTTATGACTGACTGAGGCTTTATATGAAGAATCGCTAACTCAGACCAATCACATGTATGAAATGAATGCCAGTAAGTTATCTTTGTGTGACTGCCACAGAGGCCAAGAAGCAGCTTGAAAATGTGGGAGGTCAAGTGGGATAAAGGTAATATTTGAAATAGCTGCTCCTGTGAGTCCTCCACGGTGAAGCTGCTGATGGAGCAGTCTGTATGTAGCACAAGCTGCTTGATTTTATTGCTCAGTGATTTGATAAGACTGCTAACAAGCTTACCTTTCACTCTCACTCATGAACAGATCATCAAATGCAACAGAGTCTGACATTACAAAGGCAAAATGTCACAACGACATTTTTGGGGCAATAAGATTCAgactgtgtgggcgtgtgtgtgtgtgtgtgtgtgtgcgccttgATGATTTCAGTCAAACGCCCCAACATTacctttgtgttttgaaagTAACGGAGAGAGGACCGGCAGGTAAATCGGGACATGTTCCACTTCAACTCCTCTCTCTGTGATCGACTGAACTTTCCCACGAAGGCTGACGTTCCTCTCGATGAAACGAGCAGGGATCTCGGACGCAGCTTGAAATCTGGTGATCTGAACGGGTGGAATGAGGCAACTGAGTGGCAACTTTTAACGACTCACGAAATATCTGAATATCATTAACACCCTACAAGTGTAATGTTTTAATACGCAATGAGATCTGGAATTAACTGAGTCAGTCGCAGAAGTCTTTTAGTCTTGATAAAGCTTTCAGTCTGAAATAATCCAGAGTTTCCATTGAGGAGTATTGGCAGTGGTGGACTGGAAGTACATGTAGTGAAGCTCTGTACTTAAGTAGTATTTTGACATACTTGTTCTTTAATATTTgaattttatgcaactttatacttccacTTCACCATATTGCAGAGGGATATATTACACTTATTGCCcctctacatttatttgaaaacagTTACTAATTAccttttacaataaaaacatatgaAGCAGAACTATATTGCAAATCTTCCCAGTCGGGTACAAAGTATCTAAAATTGGCTCCAAATTGACGAAGTACAACATTTAAATACTTTTGCGTGTATTTATAACAGAATAATATAATACTCCATCATAATGTAACACTTTGAAAGaagccattctgcataatgagtacttttactcattGTGGATTCTGTATTTTTACTCAAGTTACATTGTGAATACAGTATTTTTTACTTGTTTAACAGTATTTCTACTTTGACTTAAGCAAAGGATCTGAGTGTTAGTGCCAAATTGTGGCCTGAAAGACAGGAGGAAAGCTGTTATTTACAGAATGGACAACACCAAATGCATATTGAATCCAAAGTGTGCATCTAGAAGCCTTTCTCTCTTACCAGTTTGATACTCCTTGCTATTACAACAACGCCAGCAACTGCCAGCCCGGTGCTTATGTTCTGCATGAGAGACAAGAGAGCAGTGAAGGGTCGAGAGCTGACAGGATGACAGTGATACCATCAACCCAGCGCAACATGTGCTGGACAGTTACAATGAGAAAGATATTGACAGATATAATAGTGACACAGGGGCATCAAAATCCCCAGTGGGA
It encodes:
- the c18h3orf33 gene encoding protein C3orf33 homolog isoform X1 translates to MRRQNVNNMPESFGETESEGGRTVIQQRDHGNQSSHNIVSVISQFADDNLTLVRNISTGLAVAGVVVIARSIKLITRFQAASEIPARFIERNVSLRGKVQSITERGVEVEHVPIYLPVLSPLLSKHKGVSTSTILVHLAGVELTPEGREWLQKNLAPAQTVWLKLISREDDTLHCLVSRSRQGLMWSYCVNEEVLRLGLARTAPVVGVLPDSRLYWRVHKRLHRAEVRAERKGRGLWKQDSLWERASRAVRDSALFRLMRRIFKRT
- the c18h3orf33 gene encoding protein C3orf33 homolog isoform X2; its protein translation is MPESFGETESEGGRTVIQQRDHGNQSSHNIVSVISQFADDNLTLVRNISTGLAVAGVVVIARSIKLITRFQAASEIPARFIERNVSLRGKVQSITERGVEVEHVPIYLPVLSPLLSKHKGVSTSTILVHLAGVELTPEGREWLQKNLAPAQTVWLKLISREDDTLHCLVSRSRGLMWSYCVNEEVLRLGLARTAPVVGVLPDSRLYWRVHKRLHRAEVRAERKGRGLWKQDSLWERASRAVRDSALFRLMRRIFKRT